The region AAGTGTAACTGCCCGACAGgaagggaggatgaagagcgAGGACATCGAAGCGGCGCTAATTGGGGGGCTGGAGGGTAGATGGATAGATTGACAGTTCGGAAGACGGTCGGGATGAGGGGAACGAGACAAAGGGGAGACAGAATTCGGGCAAAACAAAGGCGACGAGGGGCGCGTGAGAGTACTAACCTTGGGAACGATAAAGACCGAGACTTCGAGGATCGACAGGGAACAATAATGGGATGGGAACTGATGGGGGGAGGgactggatggatggaagagaacggATGATTCTTGGTCGAGACGCAGAAGATTCTAAAGATAGCCTGCCAGGTCGAGGCGGCTGTCCTTAACCGCCGCTTAACGCCCTTTAGCCGCGTGCTATTTTTACACTTCCCAGTCCAGACTCTCCAATACAACGACATATAAATGCACAGTATACTTCCCTACGTTCTACCACAGGATGATATACATATTCACTGGCATTTTTTCCCTCCTATGTCACACCAACCTTCTCGGTGAGGTAATACGTCGACGGACAAGACCGGTGCTGGGCCTTTTGCTAATGTACGGCATCTTATGCTCTTACTAGCCTTCTCAAATAGTCTCCTAGACTCAGAATACAGGTTGGCCTCCCACAATAACCACGATGATATTTTCAAGCTCATTGAGAACAGGAACATGCCATGCTGGCTCCGAGGTAGGATGTGCCAAGCCAGAGCGCTCTGTGCTGTGCAGTGCAGTGCACCTGGACTTATCATTGCTCCACAGGCTAAGATTAAAGGTGAACACTAATTTGAGGAACCCCGATTCATTTCCCTAGACCCTGGACAGAGAGTCTACTACCGCTTGTCTAACCACAGCACGGGTAGCAGTAAGACGCAGAACATGTTGGCTGTGCAATGCAACTTCCAGAAAACATGGACCATGCTGTCATAAGGCACCAAATATAAAAGCCTAAGGCCATAAAGCCCAGATCGTTGCTTCCATATCGGGATAGTGGGGGGTCACTGCTTGATCAGGCTAGCTCATGGAAATACAGTTAGACCCATTATGCTCTTTTGATTGGACGCAGCCCCTGACCAGTCACCTGATCATTTCCTGATGTCTTTCGTTCATTATCCAAAGACAATTGAACGAGGAGAGtattttttgtttttgtGGCAAAATAAAATTGTCCTCTTACTACGTACCGCAATATACAGTACGCCGGGCAGTAATGTGTGTATTTATGCCCCGGAGCTGTAAGAGTTGCGTCGCCGATTGACTGAAGAATGCGGGACCCCTGTTTGACAGCGCAGCACTGACAAGCTGGATAATATTTAAGCCTGCTGATTGAAGCATACCAGGCGCCAGAGACAGGCTTGGAGCTTGAATGTTTACATGCTGCATTGACATTGGTTGATGACTGATCCGTGGATGATTATCATTtggcttctggatgggcagGAACTGAACCACGGCTAGAAGGCTGTATTTTGCGACATAGTAAATTTCACCCCTGAAACGAGCGACTGAGTAGATCCCCATCaccatctcttccatcttgcctctgcctcttcccCCCCTTCCTTTGTTTcattcgtcttcttttctcctctttttttgctttcaCCCTTCTTTGGTTCTTTCCACTTACCGCAGTCGACCGTAACTCCGCTCGCTCTTCGTCTTGCTGCACGTTCGACGTGTTGTGCTGCAGGCGATCCTTAGCCAACCCCAGATGGCCTTTGCTTTCCTCTCCAATTTTTCCTGATCCACCGCTCTTGAGCTCTCCGGTCATATTATCTCCATTGCTATCTCAATCCGCGTTCTTCTTTGTATGTCTAATCTGATCTGTGCACCCGTTTACCACGCCGACATTACCGCGCAGCTCCCTCTGTGATCCCGGCTTGCTCAACCCGGTCGAAATACAAATCATTCCGCCGTTGGGCATCATCGGCTAGATTCACTCTGTTGCTATTAGCCGCGCCTCAGTGACAGAAATCCAGAATAATTCAGAGTCCAGAATGCCTTCGTTCACTCGCTTCTTTCGGAGTAAGGACTCCAATGCTGCGAAAAAGAGCTCAAATACACCTGCGGCAGAGGACACGGGCCCAGCGAAACCGACATGGACCGACGCCTGGCAGCGAACCGAGATTGCACCGGAAGAGGTCCAACAACTGCTGAGAGGTTGCACTCAGGAGCTCAAAGTACGAGGTATGTAAATGCCCCTCCTCCCTCAAGAACGTGGCCTACTTCCTTGCTTCATTTTGCTGATCATTTCCTCGTTCTATCTTGACAGCTCTGCAAACCCCGTTCATGCTACTTCCATTCCGTCCAAGCTCCGATACAGTCACGGCCCGTACATTTATTCGGAATTATTTTAACGAGTCTTTGAAAAGAGGCTCTCCTTTCGCTGGGGATGAATTGGCACACGAACTTCGCCTTACCGACCCGATGGTGAGATACAGCTTCCAGCTTTCCGGGGGATTTTGCGTATCACAGTTCTGACTTGGCGTGCTCTTTTTGAACATCTTCTAGGTCCTATGCAGTGTTATGAAATGGTGCTGGAGTAGACTCCCCGGAGGTGTTGTTACCTGGGAGGCGTATGAGCTATTTAAGGTTGGCGAACAAGGTACAATCTAAAACCTCGGGTTGCGCAGCACAAGTGTACCGTAGCACGGGCTAATTTGCACACAGACTCTCAGTTTGCTCGCGACGCCTTCTCCACCTTTATACCCATTAGCGTGGACTCAGACGCTCGGACCAAAATCATCTTCGACTTTTTCGATCTTTTGACAGCTATCGCGGCACATGGGAAGTCTAACGGTCTGGGAGGGCGGAAACTTTCCCGATACGCTGGATGGTGGGCATTTGAACAAAATGATACCGGCAATGGCTTTGAAGCAGCCTACAAGAACTGGACGAGGTGCGTTAGTATCCTATACTAGTTTTCGGTCATTTGCTGATTATCTAAAGTGCTGCCGATGCAACGAGTCACCTATTCTTCGCTTATCTACGTTCACTTTCTCCCGACACTCCTCGCGGCATGAGCGGCATATCTACGCTGCCCATCGCCCTGCAGTCCCTCGTCCAAGCCACGGAATATCCACCTGAAACGCCGACATTACTTCAAGTTTCGACTACCAAGGTGGTCATGATCGTCGATACAGTCTCCCCCACTCCCTTTGCCCTACTACGCCGGGCAAAGAATTTCGAGTACAGAGATAGTGATAAGCATTTGCAAGAATTCGCAGGTTACGAAGACCCCCGAAAGGCCTTAACTGATGAGTGTCTACGGGTCCTAAAATGTATCTCATCTACTAACCAGTCTGCTGTCGACGAGCCGGTTGTGGCTGACCACGATGCGTCATGGTCGAGGTTTGAGGATCTTGGTTTCGGGGGCGCTATCGAAGCCACCCTTGAAGAGGACAAGGCCTTGTCCAGTCCCACCCTAAAGGAGTTTGGAGGTAGCTTAAGGTCCGTACCTCATTCTGGCACCGGTGACCTCGGCCGTCCTACAACACCATCATGGGCCGACTTCATGTCATCCGGGTTCGGGGATGACAATTCTTTCAAAGCCCCAGTTGCTCCCCTACTTCTGCCTCCTGATAAGGTCCTACCGCCAATCGCCTCAATACGGGGCCAAAGCTCCCAATCCCACAAACGGGGACTCAACGACGAGCCCTCTATGGACCCTGGTGAGTTGGCTAGTATCACCACTCTCGACTTGGACGACTCTTTTTGGTGGGTTTGGATCAGCAGTTTGGCTGGTGAAGAGCCCACCGCACGAAAAGCGGTCTTCGGGCGATGCGCTTTGCTCGAGACGGTCATTAAAAACACAAAATGGTTGGTACTAGAAGAACAAGTCAAGGGTGCTGCGCCAGATCCCGACCCCGGCGCGTACATTGTCGAAAAGAAGCGGTTTTTCGGGTTTACGACCCGGAGGGGCAAGCTCTCGCGACGCAAATCTTCGGCCAAGAAGATTAGTTCTGTAGAGGACTCCTACAAGCGACCCAACAATCAGGGGCCGAATAGCAAAGCTAGCATAGCTCCAGACCAACATGCCCGTATTCaggcagctgcagctgcactcCAAAGGAAGCACCGTGAAGAGCAAGGGCTCGCCAACGGAACAAAATCAACCGCAGGGCAGGATTCGTACTCAACAAAGACCAATTCCGTGATGACTCTACAGCCATCTATTCTGAACGAGGCATCTCAGGCTATGAAATGGGCTAGTAACTACGACAAGAACGCTTACAGGGCCGCTTATCTCAATAATAGCCGTGCTGGGACTGGTGCTGGGACTGGTGCTGTGGTCGATGAACAGAAGGAACAGCCTACCCCCTCAATAACAACTAGCACCCGACAACCGCCTCCTGCTTCTCCTAAGACCTCTGCTCCCCCTTCAGCCGCACCGGTACCAGACGCAACTGAGAAGCCCGCCGATGATGCGAAGGTTAACACTAATCCTGCGAAACAGTCGACCGTAGATTCTCCGACCCCAGAAACCAAGGAATCTGTCGAGCCCGAATTGCCGCACAAACTAAAGAAAGCTGGTTTTAAAAACATGTTTGGAACgaccaagaagaaagagacggaTATTAAGCAACCCATGAAGCCTGTAGAAGGTTctgctgtcgctgctgccCGGGCTGCACTAGAGAGTAAGGCTAGGGCATCTCAGGAACAGCCACCTGCTCGCAATGGTACCACTGTTCTGAGGAAAAAGCCTgttgcagcaacagctccaGCGAAGTCTGTTAAGCAAATCACTGAGGTGCATGAGCCAAAAGCTACTGCGACCCCAGAACCAGAGTCTAGTgccccagcctcagcccCAGCCCAGGTTCCGgagccagcgccagctcCAACTCCAGAAAACATGAGTGATAAACCCAAGATTCGGCGTGAGGCTGAATACGATGCCCTCTCCCGGGTAGATACCAATGAACAGGTAGCGGCCGATCAGGAATTCTCCCGGTTTGACCAGGGACCCTTATTAGAGCAACCTGCGTTTGTTCCTGAAGACTCACCCGTCGAGGAGGCATTCCCTGCGGAGAAGCCTGAGGATGAGCCCACCCCCAGTTCGCCCGTATCTCCACCGCGGATCAACAATGCTTCTCAGGACCGTTGGGCCCAGATTCGCAAGAATGCGGCGGAAAGGATTGTCCAGACTGGAGGCCGTCCAAGTAccgctgatgaggatggcaacACCAGCGAGGAAGAAAGTGAGTGTCTTGCCCGTGCCCCAACCCTTCAAATACAGTACTGACATCCGTTCTTCAAGGCTTCGAAACTCGCGCCGCCCGAATCAAGGCTAGAGTAGCTGAATTGACCGGAAACATGCAAGCTGCAAACCGGCCCTAAAATAAAAGCACACTATCGCCTACCCTTAGACCCTTCGCAGCTCTCAACTGTCTGCATCTTGGTTTCGAATTCTATACCTACTGAACTCTTATCCATGTGCTCTTTTGTATAGCCATATTCCCCTTTGCTGTTTTGCTTGATTCTTCACTTTCCTTAAGATATCGCACTTACAGTACATATGTTATGGCCAAGCCTCACCTGTCCCAAGTTCTCAAGCCAGACAGACGTACGCATGATGCCCATCCATGCTCATTGATCATGATTTGTTTCCTGTTCACCTTGTAATccaccttcttttctctccacGACCGTTTGCTGGTCCTACCTTCCACGACAGTGGAAAGTCTCCTTTCGTGTTTTCTCTTTGTTATATTCCCCCTCTTGTCTTTGCCTTGTGTTTCTTGGTTTATTGTGatttttcttccttttgtGTGTCTACTTGGTATCTGTAAAATAGGTACCTACCTCAGCAGACTATCGCTATTTTTCCATTCCTCTCCTATTTCATCTTCTAATTATATGCCTAATACACCAAACATAAATAAAAATCAACTCATTGGATAGCATACCACTCTATCTCGTTCCTCCAACTAGCGCATTAGCCCAAGGCCCTATTTATTGGGACTTCTTAGGATGGCGAGATCACAAACTCCAAGCCTAGCAATTCCGCGGTGGTATACATTATAGAGATAGCAAGAATACATATGATTAATAGTGCAAAGCGTAAACATATGCGTATGTAGTATCCATACAATGCAACTCTTTATTATACGTACACGTTCCGCGTCAAGCTTCAAAAAGCGCAAGGACAATCATTAGTATATCCAGGGTATCGAGCGAATTATAAATGTCGCTGGGCGGAATCAGGAGTAAATATATAGCGGATGATTAGGAAGACCaaaaagaggaagatattAGAAGAACAGCAAATGCCTTGGTCGCGTATTggggaagagacggagaatTTCAACCGGATCGTCATTATAGAATATACCGCATTCGCCTCGTAGCCTCCATAGCAATAAGGGCACACAAAGCGCCGATGAAAAGACAAATCGAAATGGCGTTCGGTGTGCTCTTGTCGAGGTCCATCCACGTTGAGTCGCTCGCCGAGTCGTCGCGCTTTGTGCTCCCTGGTTCGAGGATGCTAAAGACAATCCAACTGATGAAGGTTCCGACAAACTGGGGGAGAGTTGTGTAGACATTGAGCACGCCAAGGTAAATGCCGGCAAGCTCGCCCGTGGAGGGGATGTTGGAGATGCCGTCTTCGGCGTCGGAGTCATCGTCTTGGTCGTGATGGTTAAGCCGGAGAACATCCATTTCCGAGGCATCCGAGCTGTTGAGGTCGCCGTACGCGCCTGAgcggatggaggaggaggtgatCATTGTTACGCCGGAGAGGCGAGAAGCTTGGGAGGGGTTCATTGCGAGGCGATTAATTTCGACGCCCATGAATGCGAAGGGGGCCCAGCAGCTGACGGCCCAAGGGATGCCGCAAATAGCAACGAGGAAGGTTGCAAAGGCACGGGAACGGGCCAGAGGGGCAAAAATCATCGTAGCTGCGAAGACAACATGGGAGATAAGCCAAGTCGTTTGGAGGTCGGGGCGTATCTTCATGAATTTTGTGAGCAAGGCTGCTATGCCGGGAGGAGGCCGTGGGGTAAACCGGGCCCGCTTAGTATCTGGCGACTGGACGCAGAATGGTAGAAGAACGGAACtgatgaaggtgatggaggagaagacgacTAGTGAAAGACTTCCAACGCGGCCGACTTCTCCCAGCATATCCACTGGTCGGTCTGCGTCCTTGGGGACTTCGTACCGAAAGTAGGTCTCGCCAACCCATGTAGTACTGTAGAAGAGGAACGGAAACCAACCTACAAATTGTGAGCTTCTATCCTGATAGACTTTCGTTAAGGGAAATACCGATCCAGGCCCAGAATTGCGCCCAGCAAATGGCTTGAATACGTGGAGGTAAATCCATGGTGGTCCTGAATAACTGCGTAACTACCTGGAAAGCTCCGGCTTTCCCATCAGAATCTCTACAGAATCAACGTCAGTAGTCGCCTTCCCGTGCCGTGTGGAGATCACGTACCTCGCGGTGATTAATATTCTCTCCTTCACAGAGTAGGACGTAACAGCTATCGCACCCAGTAAGGCCAACGCAGCAATGACTGTCATTTGCTTGAACTGGGTGTCGCCTAAAGCAGTCCCAAAGATACTGACGGTGTCAATAGATCCGATTACATATCCAATCAGCTGGCCAACCGCCGTCATCCTAGTAGCTTCCGTTTTTTAGCATCGCTCCTAGATTCATGACACATATGCCGACATACCCCACGCGGACCCAGCTTGTTGCGAGGGTATAGGTAACGTATCGACGATTAAGCTCCGAGCACATGCTTGTACTAGATGCTGTTAGAGAATCGTTTATGTTCATTGTTGTCGGAAAACCCACCGACGTTGATGGCGAAGTCAACAGCGTAAATGCTGAGCACGGCGAGAGCAATTGTGACGCTTGCAGCCTAGGACAAGATGCGGAGTCAGCCATATGGTAACTAAATAATTCAGACAATCGACAATACTTTCTCCGCGTCCTTGACAAAGACACCGACGATCTCCGTTGTCCATCCCAGCACCAACAAGCACACCGTAACAATCAATGATCCTCCAATCATAAATGgccttcgtcttccccatTTAGACCGTGACCTGTCTGCAATGACACCTATGAGGGGTTGTATAACCAGCCCAGAAAGAGGTCCGGCGATCCAGACGAGTGACGTTCGTGACTTGGTGAGGCCCAGTTGGAGGAGGTACGGAGTGCAGTCTATCGCAAGAGGAGGTGATTAGAGGAATGGTCAAAGGCATGTTCGTCAGGAATTTGATCCTTACAGGTCATCTCAATGCCCCAGGTAAATCTATTGGAAGACAGAGTCAGTCATACGATGGACAAACACATCGATATTCAACAGATTTCGATTAAGAGTAGtgttgatgaagatcatAGTACATACTGTAACCCCAATAAGCTGAAGGTCAACAGCGCCATCCGCATGGACTCCGTCCGTCCCTTGATTGAGGGTGAGCCCACCCATCTTGCAGCTTGTGGCATGTCTATCGCAGTCCTCCTCAACCTTCCATGAGCTGCCGGTAGTTACCTGGTCGCGTGCCTAGGATCAAAGGGAGATTGCGTTGCGCAGGAGGGTCTCGAGGTCCGCTGTCGCTAGGCTTGCAGTTCAAGGCAGGGACAACACACTGGGCCGGCGATGCTTGACGAATTTCCGGGGATATGGGGACCTGGACGGTTGTCTCACGATTAGGGAGCTATAAAGGGGATAAAAATAGCGATCAAGAATGTGGATAAATGAGATCAAGGTGCGCACGGGCGTTTCGAAGAGATTGCGAGTCCAGGGGCGCGGAATTCTAGGGCAGATAGTTGAGATCTTTTGGTATAGCCGCTGAAAGCGAGTGTATAGACCGGGGGGTAACGCGAAGGGGGAACAATAATGAAGGACAAAGGTGTATACGGTCAGAAAACGGGcgggctgttgttgatggtgcagcgccagggccagggccaggctGCATGCGGGCTAGTCAACTCCCGACCGTACAGTAATTTTCCCGTCCGGGCGTTAAGTGACCCACCCACTAAAAGCATAGGCCTGAGCCTCATTACGAGTGCGAAGTTTATCCTACTTGCAGTATCGTGTCACTTAATGGTCAGGGGTCTTGCAAACATGAAACGTGTCGGATTTCAAATGCTTGGTTGTATATAGCATAACTATAATCAACAGCCGCTCAGCCCAATCATGTAGCTTCACATGACTCCATGTCATCTTTAGATAGATACCAGTCGTGTTAACATTAAGCTCTCATTTTCCTTTCAAAACGATAGACGCCGTAAACCCAGACGCTCTTGTCCTTGCAAACAGTTCCCCTATACAACTACAACCTCTACAGCCTGTTAGGCGTAGTGTGCGTCAACGGCCACTGGTATCCCGCAGCATCACTGAACTTGTAGCCATAGGAAGCGGTGAAGTCGTCAAGAACGGAGGGCCCGCGGGAACCTAGGAGCATTCGTTAGCGGCGAAACCCAAGAGGTCAATCTACAAGCTTCGGCTTACCGTAGGGGTATTCCATAGGGATGATCTCCTTGTTGTCATCGAGGTAGTGGAGCAGAGGAGTGAACATCCTCCAGCTAGCATCGAGCTCGTCGTCACGGACAAAGTTGGAGTGGTCTCCTTTGAGAGCATCCAAGATCAAAGATTCGTAGGCTTCAGGAATCTTGAGGTCGGAGAATCGACGACGGTAGGTGAGATCCAGCTCAGTAACCACGGTCTGCATGGAAAGTCCAGGAAGTTTCGAGTTCATCTTGATGTAGACAGATTCGTTGGGTTGGACACGGATGACAAGCTCGTTGCGGGGgatatccttgaagatgcCAGAAGTGACGTCCTTGAACTGAATACGGATTTCGGTCTTCTGTTCGTTGAGGGCTAGAGATGGTGAGTGCATGGTACATCTCGGGCATGTATCAGGTCTGCATACCTTTACCCGCCTTCATGATGAAAGGAACACCATCCCATCTCTCGTTCTTGATGTGAGCGACCAGCGCACAGAAGGTGGGGCAGCGAGAGTCCTGTGGCACTGTATCATCCTCCTTATATGCGGGTTTGCTACCATCTAGTGATCTGCCGTACTGGCCGATGATGACATCCTTGGGTTGAATGGGGTCCATGGCGCGCAAGACGCGAACCTGTACAATTGATTAGCATCATTAGAGTAACCTCTTGCGAGTTACTTTACCTTCTCGTCACGGATGTCTTCggcggagaaagagatgggTCGCTCCATAGCAAGCAGTGTGAGAACTTGCAGAAGGTCTAAAAAATTCATGTCAGCATGTCGTCGGACCAGAGGACACGGCAAGCATACGGTTCTGCATAACGTCACGGATGATGCCGAATTCATCAAAGTAACCTCCACGGCCCTCCGTACCGAATGGTTCCTTGAACGTGATCTATACCAATAAACTGTCTTAGCGATGCGCTATGACGCGAGAGTTTGGGAGTTGGTCCTACCTGAACGTTGTCGATGTGATGGCGGTTCCAGGTGGCATTGAAGAACTCGTTGCCAAAGCGCATGATAAGGATGTTCTTAACCATCTCCTTGCCGAGGTAGTGGTCAATACGgaagatctcttcttctttccagtTGGGCTCAAGGGCCTTCTGGAGATCACGAGAGCTCTGGAGGTCCTTGCCGAAAGGTTTCTCGACCTACAACCCGACAAAAACCCGATTagccttttcttcccttccgTTCACCTGGACGGCAATCCAACTCACAATAATACGAGCGACACCATTTTTGGGGTAGCAGTTGCGTTTTAGTTGCTCTGAGACTGTGATGAAAACGCTGGGGGGCAACGCCATGTAAAAGACTCTGTTCTGTTCCTTTTGGTttttctcaatctcctcaaggTGCTTGGCGAGGTTCTTGAATGAGTCATCCTGGTCGTATTGGCCGCTGATGTATGTGCAAAGCTCGCAAAAGCTGTTCAATTGCTCTTCGATCTCCTTTGTCGGGGTCTTAATGTATGAGCGCACTCGCTTAAGGTATTCATTGTGGTCCATCTGTGTCCGGGCATATCCGACGATCTTGATACCCTTGGGAAGGAACTTGTTGCGAAACTGGACGTGAAGGTTAGGCATGAAACATGAAAACAAATGCCGGGGATCGGCAACAACGTACAAGGCCAAAAAGAGCTGGGAACTGCCTAAGTGTCAGCTTCATGCGGGGCAAAATTAAGAAAATAAAGGCAGGAATTTACGAAcagtcttcttctttgcaagATCCCCGGAGGCACCTAGTACGACAATGACGGTGTCATCTTTGAGTTCGACAGTGCTGCGCCGACCATCCATGTTAGCAGCGAAAAGGCAGAAACTCGAAAGCTCGATAAAAAAAAGTTGGGCGTAATCGGAAAAGCGTTCAGATGCAGAAATGTCCAACAGAGGTCAATTGACCATTCCAAACTTTCCAGGTGTAAAGTGAAGAAGCGATCGTGTAGGTTGCGGAGAAAACAGCTGGACGGGGCTCTTTTTGAAAGTGAGGTGAACGGGCGGGCTAGCTGGGAGGCACGGAGGGGCAGTGATGTAATCTAGTGGAAATACTCACCTCccattctgctgctcctcgGCGCGGGCTATCGTGGCGGACATCTTATCGGGCGGAATGTAGGTCGGAATTCAAGGGAAAAAGGATATTCAGTGTAAACAGGGGTAGGAATTGTCCTTCAATAGGGAAAGATGGTGTATTGAGGGAGGTGAGCTTCTGAGAGAGGGGTGAAAGAGGTTTGTTGGAAAAATCCCCTACCGTCAGTGCCGGAGGAGCAGTCTACGTTTTAAAACACCGTGAGGGCTACTGCGAGCTACGGAGTCCCGGCGACTGCTTAATTGCTTGCTTGCTAAGAATTATGGGCTTTTTTTCTGTGACTCCCAGTCGCGTTGGGTGGGTCGCAGGTGTGGCCGGGCTTCTGTCTTCCACTGCGATGATGCTTGAACATGGACCTGATGCCGATGCTCCCGTGGGAGTCATCCTTCATTGTCTTGTTGAGGGGATCGCAGTGATTGGCCGTTATCTAATTGATTATCCTAACTTCGTTGAGATCGGTTTCGAGAGCAGAACTGAGCTATCCGTACGACTACACTTGACTCTACTTGGGGCGATGACAGTGGGTTTATATCATAGCTCTAGCCGCGACTCCATTGCCCCAACGCCATCAGAGAATAGTACATTGATATTGTTCTGTCGCCCCTCATATATACGTATCTAATCCTTGGGCCGTTGTATGTCTCCTTACAAATCAATTTATCCGAATACAGGAGCCAAGTCAAGGATCTCAACCGAATAGCTAGCTCCACCGCCAGCCCTCATCCATGGACGGCTGACCCTCGCATC is a window of Aspergillus nidulans FGSC A4 chromosome VI DNA encoding:
- a CDS encoding putative sucrose transporter (transcript_id=CADANIAT00010098), whose amino-acid sequence is MPQAARWVGSPSIKGRTESMRMALLTFSLLGLQFTWGIEMTCVIADRSRSKWGRRRPFMIGGSLIVTVCLLVLGWTTEIVGVFVKDAEKAASVTIALAVLSIYAVDFAINVASSTSMCSELNRRYVTYTLATSWVRVGIFGTALGDTQFKQMTVIAALALLGAIAVTSYSVKERILITARDSDGKAGAFQVVTQLFRTTMDLPPRIQAICWAQFWAWIGWFPFLFYSTTWVGETYFRYEVPKDADRPVDMLGEVGRVGSLSLVVFSSITFISSVLLPFCVQSPDTKRARFTPRPPPGIAALLTKFMKIRPDLQTTWLISHVVFAATMIFAPLARSRAFATFLVAICGIPWAVSCWAPFAFMGVEINRLAMNPSQASRLSGVTMITSSSIRSGAYGDLNSSDASEMDVLRLNHHDQDDDSDAEDGISNIPSTGELAGIYLGVLNVYTTLPQFVGTFISWIVFSILEPGSTKRDDSASDSTWMDLDKSTPNAISICLFIGALCALIAMEATRRMRYIL
- a CDS encoding protein msb1 (transcript_id=CADANIAT00010097); this encodes MPSFTRFFRSKDSNAAKKSSNTPAAEDTGPAKPTWTDAWQRTEIAPEEVQQLLRGCTQELKVRALQTPFMLLPFRPSSDTVTARTFIRNYFNESLKRGSPFAGDELAHELRLTDPMVLCSVMKWCWSRLPGGVVTWEAYELFKVGEQDSQFARDAFSTFIPISVDSDARTKIIFDFFDLLTAIAAHGKSNGLGGRKLSRYAGWWAFEQNDTGNGFEAAYKNWTSAADATSHLFFAYLRSLSPDTPRGMSGISTLPIALQSLVQATEYPPETPTLLQVSTTKVVMIVDTVSPTPFALLRRAKNFEYRDSDKHLQEFAGYEDPRKALTDECLRVLKCISSTNQSAVDEPVVADHDASWSRFEDLGFGGAIEATLEEDKALSSPTLKEFGGSLRSVPHSGTGDLGRPTTPSWADFMSSGFGDDNSFKAPVAPLLLPPDKVLPPIASIRGQSSQSHKRGLNDEPSMDPGELASITTLDLDDSFWWVWISSLAGEEPTARKAVFGRCALLETVIKNTKWLVLEEQVKGAAPDPDPGAYIVEKKRFFGFTTRRGKLSRRKSSAKKISSVEDSYKRPNNQGPNSKASIAPDQHARIQAAAAALQRKHREEQGLANGTKSTAGQDSYSTKTNSVMTLQPSILNEASQAMKWASNYDKNAYRAAYLNNSRAGTGAGTGAVVDEQKEQPTPSITTSTRQPPPASPKTSAPPSAAPVPDATEKPADDAKVNTNPAKQSTVDSPTPETKESVEPELPHKLKKAGFKNMFGTTKKKETDIKQPMKPVEGSAVAAARAALESKARASQEQPPARNGTTVLRKKPVAATAPAKSVKQITEVHEPKATATPEPESSAPASAPAQVPEPAPAPTPENMSDKPKIRREAEYDALSRVDTNEQVAADQEFSRFDQGPLLEQPAFVPEDSPVEEAFPAEKPEDEPTPSSPVSPPRINNASQDRWAQIRKNAAERIVQTGGRPSTADEDGNTSEEESFETRAARIKARVAELTGNMQAANRP
- a CDS encoding glucose-6-phosphate dehydrogenase gsdA (transcript_id=CADANIAT00010099), with translation MSATIARAEEQQNGSTVELKDDTVIVVLGASGDLAKKKTFPALFGLFRNKFLPKGIKIVGYARTQMDHNEYLKRVRSYIKTPTKEIEEQLNSFCELCTYISGQYDQDDSFKNLAKHLEEIEKNQKEQNRVFYMALPPSVFITVSEQLKRNCYPKNGVARIIVEKPFGKDLQSSRDLQKALEPNWKEEEIFRIDHYLGKEMVKNILIMRFGNEFFNATWNRHHIDNVQITFKEPFGTEGRGGYFDEFGIIRDVMQNHLLQVLTLLAMERPISFSAEDIRDEKVRVLRAMDPIQPKDVIIGQYGRSLDGSKPAYKEDDTVPQDSRCPTFCALVAHIKNERWDGVPFIMKAGKALNEQKTEIRIQFKDVTSGIFKDIPRNELVIRVQPNESVYIKMNSKLPGLSMQTVVTELDLTYRRRFSDLKIPEAYESLILDALKGDHSNFVRDDELDASWRMFTPLLHYLDDNKEIIPMEYPYGSRGPSVLDDFTASYGYKFSDAAGYQWPLTHTTPNRL